One Oryza glaberrima chromosome 10, OglaRS2, whole genome shotgun sequence DNA segment encodes these proteins:
- the LOC127752616 gene encoding transcription initiation factor IIF subunit alpha isoform X2 gives MGSADLVLKAACEGCGSPSDLYGTSCKHTTLCSSCGKSMALSRARCLVCSAPITNLIREYNVRANATTDKSFSIGRFVTGLPPFSKKKSAENKWSLHKEGLQGRQIPENMREKYNRKPWILEDETGQYQYQGQMEGSQSSTATYYLLMMHGKEFHAYPAGSWYNFSKIAQYKQLTLEEAEEKMNKRKTSATGYERWMMKAATNGPAAFGSDIKKLEPTNGTEKENARPKKGKNNEEGNNSDKGEEDEEEEAARKNRLALNKKSMDDDEEGGKDLDFDLDDEIEKGDDWEHEETFTDDDEAVDIDPEERADLAPEIPAPPEIKQDDEENEEEGGLSKSGKELKKLLGKAAGLNESDADEDDEDDDEDESSPVLAPKQKDQPKDEPVDNSPAKPTPSGHARGTPPASKSKQKRKSGGGDDSKASGGAASKKAKVESDTKTSVAKDETLSSSKPASKATAASKTSANVSPVTEDEIRTVLLAVAPVTTQDLVSRFKSRLRGPEDKNAFAEILKKISKIQKTNGHNYVVLRDDKK, from the exons ATGGGGAGCGCCGACCTGGTGCTGAAGGCGGCGTGCGAGGGCTGCGGCTCGCCGTCGGACCTCTACGGCACGTCGTGCAAGCACACCACGCTCTGCAGCTCCTGCGGCAAATCCATGGCGCTCTCCCGCGCCCGCTGCCTCGTCTGCTCGGCCCCCATCACCAACCTCATCAGG GAATATAATGTACGGGCCAATGCCACCACAGATAAGAGCTTCTCTATTGGAAGATTTGTGACTGGTTTACCCCCTTTCTCAAAAAAGAAGAGTGCGGAAAACAAATGGTCTCTTCATAAGGAGGGGTTACAAGGTCGCCAGATTCCTGAGAATATGCGG GAAAAATACAATAGGAAGCCATGGATTTTGGAAGATGAAACTGGGCAATATCAGTATCAAGGTCAAATGGAGGGATCACAGTCATCAACAGCTACATACTATTTGTTGATGATGCATGGCAAGGAATTTCATGCATATCCTGCTGGTTCTTG GTATAACTTCAGTAAAATTGCACAGTACAAACAACTTACCCTGGAAGAGGCTGAAGAGAAGATGAATAAGAGAAAAACCAGTGCAACTGGTTATGAACGTTGGATGATGAAAGCAGCTACAAATGGGCCGGCTGCCTTTGGTTCAGACATAAAGAAACTTGAGCCTACAAATGgcactgaaaaagaaaatgccCGCCCcaagaaagggaaaaataatGAAGAGGGTAACAATTCTGATAAAGGcgaggaggatgaagaagaggaagctgcACGCAAAAATAGGCTTGCGCTCAACAAAAAAAGTatggatgatgatgaggaaggTGGAAAGGATCTGGACTTCGATTTGGATGATGAAATTGAAAAAG GTGATGACTGGGAGCACGAAGAAACATTCACTGACGACGATGAGGCTGTGGATATAGACCCAGAGGAGCGGGCAGATTTAGCTCCTGAGATTCCCGCTCCTCCTGAAATTAAGCAG GATGATGAGGAGAATGAAGAAGAGGGTGGTCTGAGCAAGTCTGGCAAGGAGTTGAAAAAGCTTCTTGGGAAAGCTGCTGGACTTAATGAGTCAGATGCCGATGAGGATGACGAAGATGATGAC GAGGATGAGTCATCTCCAGTGCTTGCTCCAAAACAGAAGGATCAACCCAAAGATGAACCTGTAGATAACAGCCCCGCTAAACCAACACCATCAGGACATGCTCGTGGCACACCTCCTGCATCCAAATCGAAGCAAAAGAGGAAATCAGGTGGTGGTGATGATTCAAAAGCATCTGGTGGTGCAGCTTCCAAAAAAGCAAAGGTGGAATCT GATACAAAAACATCAGTGGCCAAAGATGAGACACTATCTTCCTCAAAACCTGCATCAAAGGCCACTGCTGCATCAAAAACTAGTGCAAATGTATCTCCTGTCACAGAGGATGAAATCAGGACTGTTCTTCTTGCTGTTGCTCCTGTCACTACACAAGATTTGGTATCTAGATTTAAGTCTAGACTACGAGGTCCAGAG GACAAGAATGCTTTTGCTGAAATTCTGAAGAAAATATCGAAGATTCAGAAGACTAATGGCCACAATTATGTCGTCCTTAGAGATGACAAGAAGTGA
- the LOC127752616 gene encoding transcription initiation factor IIF subunit alpha isoform X3 codes for MGSADLVLKAACEGCGSPSDLYGTSCKHTTLCSSCGKSMALSRARCLVCSAPITNLIREYNVRANATTDKSFSIGRFVTGLPPFSKKKSAENKWSLHKEGLQGRQIPENMREKYNRKPWILEDETGQYQYQGQMEGSQSSTATYYLLMMHGKEFHAYPAGSWYNFSKIAQYKQLTLEEAEEKMNKRKTSATGYERWMMKAATNGPAAFGSDIKKLEPTNGTEKENARPKKGKNNEEGNNSDKGEEDEEEEAARKNRLALNKKSMDDDEEGGKDLDFDLDDEIEKGDDWEHEETFTDDDEAVDIDPEERADLAPEIPAPPEIKQDDEENEEEGGLSKSGKELKKLLGKAAGLNESDADEDDEDDDQEDESSPVLAPKQKDQPKDEPVDNSPAKPTPSGHARGTPPASKSKQKRKSGGGDDSKASGGAASKKAKDTKTSVAKDETLSSSKPASKATAASKTSANVSPVTEDEIRTVLLAVAPVTTQDLVSRFKSRLRGPEDKNAFAEILKKISKIQKTNGHNYVVLRDDKK; via the exons ATGGGGAGCGCCGACCTGGTGCTGAAGGCGGCGTGCGAGGGCTGCGGCTCGCCGTCGGACCTCTACGGCACGTCGTGCAAGCACACCACGCTCTGCAGCTCCTGCGGCAAATCCATGGCGCTCTCCCGCGCCCGCTGCCTCGTCTGCTCGGCCCCCATCACCAACCTCATCAGG GAATATAATGTACGGGCCAATGCCACCACAGATAAGAGCTTCTCTATTGGAAGATTTGTGACTGGTTTACCCCCTTTCTCAAAAAAGAAGAGTGCGGAAAACAAATGGTCTCTTCATAAGGAGGGGTTACAAGGTCGCCAGATTCCTGAGAATATGCGG GAAAAATACAATAGGAAGCCATGGATTTTGGAAGATGAAACTGGGCAATATCAGTATCAAGGTCAAATGGAGGGATCACAGTCATCAACAGCTACATACTATTTGTTGATGATGCATGGCAAGGAATTTCATGCATATCCTGCTGGTTCTTG GTATAACTTCAGTAAAATTGCACAGTACAAACAACTTACCCTGGAAGAGGCTGAAGAGAAGATGAATAAGAGAAAAACCAGTGCAACTGGTTATGAACGTTGGATGATGAAAGCAGCTACAAATGGGCCGGCTGCCTTTGGTTCAGACATAAAGAAACTTGAGCCTACAAATGgcactgaaaaagaaaatgccCGCCCcaagaaagggaaaaataatGAAGAGGGTAACAATTCTGATAAAGGcgaggaggatgaagaagaggaagctgcACGCAAAAATAGGCTTGCGCTCAACAAAAAAAGTatggatgatgatgaggaaggTGGAAAGGATCTGGACTTCGATTTGGATGATGAAATTGAAAAAG GTGATGACTGGGAGCACGAAGAAACATTCACTGACGACGATGAGGCTGTGGATATAGACCCAGAGGAGCGGGCAGATTTAGCTCCTGAGATTCCCGCTCCTCCTGAAATTAAGCAG GATGATGAGGAGAATGAAGAAGAGGGTGGTCTGAGCAAGTCTGGCAAGGAGTTGAAAAAGCTTCTTGGGAAAGCTGCTGGACTTAATGAGTCAGATGCCGATGAGGATGACGAAGATGATGAC CAGGAGGATGAGTCATCTCCAGTGCTTGCTCCAAAACAGAAGGATCAACCCAAAGATGAACCTGTAGATAACAGCCCCGCTAAACCAACACCATCAGGACATGCTCGTGGCACACCTCCTGCATCCAAATCGAAGCAAAAGAGGAAATCAGGTGGTGGTGATGATTCAAAAGCATCTGGTGGTGCAGCTTCCAAAAAAGCAAAG GATACAAAAACATCAGTGGCCAAAGATGAGACACTATCTTCCTCAAAACCTGCATCAAAGGCCACTGCTGCATCAAAAACTAGTGCAAATGTATCTCCTGTCACAGAGGATGAAATCAGGACTGTTCTTCTTGCTGTTGCTCCTGTCACTACACAAGATTTGGTATCTAGATTTAAGTCTAGACTACGAGGTCCAGAG GACAAGAATGCTTTTGCTGAAATTCTGAAGAAAATATCGAAGATTCAGAAGACTAATGGCCACAATTATGTCGTCCTTAGAGATGACAAGAAGTGA
- the LOC127752616 gene encoding transcription initiation factor IIF subunit alpha isoform X1: MGSADLVLKAACEGCGSPSDLYGTSCKHTTLCSSCGKSMALSRARCLVCSAPITNLIREYNVRANATTDKSFSIGRFVTGLPPFSKKKSAENKWSLHKEGLQGRQIPENMREKYNRKPWILEDETGQYQYQGQMEGSQSSTATYYLLMMHGKEFHAYPAGSWYNFSKIAQYKQLTLEEAEEKMNKRKTSATGYERWMMKAATNGPAAFGSDIKKLEPTNGTEKENARPKKGKNNEEGNNSDKGEEDEEEEAARKNRLALNKKSMDDDEEGGKDLDFDLDDEIEKGDDWEHEETFTDDDEAVDIDPEERADLAPEIPAPPEIKQDDEENEEEGGLSKSGKELKKLLGKAAGLNESDADEDDEDDDQEDESSPVLAPKQKDQPKDEPVDNSPAKPTPSGHARGTPPASKSKQKRKSGGGDDSKASGGAASKKAKVESDTKTSVAKDETLSSSKPASKATAASKTSANVSPVTEDEIRTVLLAVAPVTTQDLVSRFKSRLRGPEDKNAFAEILKKISKIQKTNGHNYVVLRDDKK, translated from the exons ATGGGGAGCGCCGACCTGGTGCTGAAGGCGGCGTGCGAGGGCTGCGGCTCGCCGTCGGACCTCTACGGCACGTCGTGCAAGCACACCACGCTCTGCAGCTCCTGCGGCAAATCCATGGCGCTCTCCCGCGCCCGCTGCCTCGTCTGCTCGGCCCCCATCACCAACCTCATCAGG GAATATAATGTACGGGCCAATGCCACCACAGATAAGAGCTTCTCTATTGGAAGATTTGTGACTGGTTTACCCCCTTTCTCAAAAAAGAAGAGTGCGGAAAACAAATGGTCTCTTCATAAGGAGGGGTTACAAGGTCGCCAGATTCCTGAGAATATGCGG GAAAAATACAATAGGAAGCCATGGATTTTGGAAGATGAAACTGGGCAATATCAGTATCAAGGTCAAATGGAGGGATCACAGTCATCAACAGCTACATACTATTTGTTGATGATGCATGGCAAGGAATTTCATGCATATCCTGCTGGTTCTTG GTATAACTTCAGTAAAATTGCACAGTACAAACAACTTACCCTGGAAGAGGCTGAAGAGAAGATGAATAAGAGAAAAACCAGTGCAACTGGTTATGAACGTTGGATGATGAAAGCAGCTACAAATGGGCCGGCTGCCTTTGGTTCAGACATAAAGAAACTTGAGCCTACAAATGgcactgaaaaagaaaatgccCGCCCcaagaaagggaaaaataatGAAGAGGGTAACAATTCTGATAAAGGcgaggaggatgaagaagaggaagctgcACGCAAAAATAGGCTTGCGCTCAACAAAAAAAGTatggatgatgatgaggaaggTGGAAAGGATCTGGACTTCGATTTGGATGATGAAATTGAAAAAG GTGATGACTGGGAGCACGAAGAAACATTCACTGACGACGATGAGGCTGTGGATATAGACCCAGAGGAGCGGGCAGATTTAGCTCCTGAGATTCCCGCTCCTCCTGAAATTAAGCAG GATGATGAGGAGAATGAAGAAGAGGGTGGTCTGAGCAAGTCTGGCAAGGAGTTGAAAAAGCTTCTTGGGAAAGCTGCTGGACTTAATGAGTCAGATGCCGATGAGGATGACGAAGATGATGAC CAGGAGGATGAGTCATCTCCAGTGCTTGCTCCAAAACAGAAGGATCAACCCAAAGATGAACCTGTAGATAACAGCCCCGCTAAACCAACACCATCAGGACATGCTCGTGGCACACCTCCTGCATCCAAATCGAAGCAAAAGAGGAAATCAGGTGGTGGTGATGATTCAAAAGCATCTGGTGGTGCAGCTTCCAAAAAAGCAAAGGTGGAATCT GATACAAAAACATCAGTGGCCAAAGATGAGACACTATCTTCCTCAAAACCTGCATCAAAGGCCACTGCTGCATCAAAAACTAGTGCAAATGTATCTCCTGTCACAGAGGATGAAATCAGGACTGTTCTTCTTGCTGTTGCTCCTGTCACTACACAAGATTTGGTATCTAGATTTAAGTCTAGACTACGAGGTCCAGAG GACAAGAATGCTTTTGCTGAAATTCTGAAGAAAATATCGAAGATTCAGAAGACTAATGGCCACAATTATGTCGTCCTTAGAGATGACAAGAAGTGA